A single window of Mycolicibacterium aurum DNA harbors:
- a CDS encoding NADP-dependent isocitrate dehydrogenase gives MSAEQPSIIYTLTDEAPLLATYAFLPVVQTFASAAGIDVKSTDISVAARILAEFSDRLTDEQKVPDTLAELGELTQLRETNIIKLPNISASVPQLLAAIKELKAKGYDLPDWVGEPKNDEEKAIKERYSKVLGSAVNPVLRQGNSDRRAPKAVKEYARKHPHSMGEWSQASRTHVATMKKGDFYHGEKSLTIDKDRTVKMVLTTAGGETLVLKEEVKLDEGDVIDSMFMSKKALCDFYEEQIEDAYKTGVMFSLHVKATMMKVSHPIVFGHAVKVFYKDAFAKHQKLFDELGVNVNNGMSDLYDKIETLPASQREEIIRDIHACHEHRPELAMVDSARGITNFHSPSDVIVDASMPAMIRLGGKMYGADGRTKDTKAVNPESTFSRIYQEIINFCKTNGQFDPTTMGTVPNVGLMAQKAEEYGSHDKTFEIPEDGVADIVDVDTGEVLLTQNVETGDIWRMPIVKDAAIRDWVKLAVNRARASGMTAVFWLDDERPHENELRKKVKAYLKDEDTDGLEITILPQVWAMRYTLERVIRGQDTIAVTGNILRDYLTDLFPILELGTSAKMLSIVPLMAGGGMYETGAGGSAPKHVSQLLEENHLRWDSLGEYLALGASFEDMGAKFDNAKATLLGKTLDSAIGTLLENDKGPSRKAGELDNRGSQFYLAMYWAQELAKQTEDKELAEHFAPLAKALAENESTIVSEFSAVQGKPVDIGGYYYPDRDKTTDVMRPSTTFNDALEAARS, from the coding sequence ATGAGCGCCGAGCAGCCGTCCATCATCTACACGCTGACCGATGAGGCGCCGCTGCTTGCGACTTACGCCTTCCTGCCGGTGGTCCAGACCTTCGCCTCGGCCGCGGGCATCGACGTGAAGTCGACCGACATCTCCGTGGCCGCGCGCATCCTCGCCGAGTTCAGCGACCGCCTGACCGACGAGCAGAAGGTTCCCGACACCCTCGCCGAACTCGGCGAGCTGACCCAGCTGCGTGAAACCAACATCATCAAGCTGCCCAACATCAGCGCCTCGGTACCCCAGTTGCTGGCCGCCATCAAAGAACTCAAGGCCAAGGGCTACGACCTGCCCGACTGGGTGGGCGAGCCGAAGAACGACGAAGAGAAGGCCATCAAGGAGCGGTACTCCAAGGTCCTCGGTAGCGCCGTCAACCCGGTTCTGCGCCAAGGTAACTCGGATCGTCGTGCGCCGAAGGCGGTCAAGGAGTACGCGCGGAAGCACCCGCACAGCATGGGGGAGTGGTCCCAGGCGTCGCGCACCCACGTCGCGACCATGAAGAAGGGCGACTTCTACCACGGCGAGAAGTCGCTGACCATCGACAAGGACCGCACGGTCAAGATGGTGCTCACCACCGCAGGCGGCGAGACGCTCGTGCTCAAGGAAGAGGTCAAGCTCGACGAGGGCGACGTCATCGACAGCATGTTCATGAGCAAGAAGGCGCTGTGCGACTTCTACGAGGAGCAGATCGAGGACGCCTACAAGACCGGCGTGATGTTCTCGCTGCACGTCAAGGCGACCATGATGAAGGTGTCGCACCCGATCGTGTTCGGCCACGCGGTCAAGGTCTTCTACAAGGACGCCTTTGCCAAGCATCAGAAGCTTTTCGACGAACTCGGCGTGAACGTCAACAACGGAATGTCCGATCTCTACGACAAGATCGAGACCCTGCCCGCGTCGCAGCGCGAGGAGATCATCCGTGACATCCACGCCTGCCACGAGCACCGCCCCGAGCTCGCGATGGTCGACTCGGCCCGCGGCATCACGAACTTCCATTCACCTAGCGACGTGATCGTCGACGCGTCGATGCCCGCGATGATCCGGCTCGGCGGCAAGATGTACGGCGCCGACGGCCGCACCAAGGACACCAAGGCCGTCAACCCCGAGTCCACGTTCTCGCGGATCTACCAGGAGATCATCAACTTCTGCAAGACGAACGGACAGTTCGACCCGACCACGATGGGCACCGTCCCCAACGTCGGTCTGATGGCGCAGAAGGCCGAGGAATACGGCAGCCACGACAAGACCTTCGAGATCCCCGAAGACGGCGTCGCCGACATCGTCGATGTCGACACCGGCGAGGTGCTGCTGACCCAGAACGTCGAAACCGGCGACATCTGGCGCATGCCGATCGTCAAGGACGCGGCCATCCGGGACTGGGTGAAGCTGGCGGTGAACCGGGCCCGCGCGTCGGGCATGACCGCGGTGTTCTGGCTGGACGACGAGCGCCCCCACGAGAACGAGCTGCGCAAGAAGGTCAAGGCCTATCTCAAGGACGAGGACACCGACGGGCTGGAGATCACGATCCTGCCGCAGGTGTGGGCGATGCGGTACACGCTGGAGCGGGTGATCCGCGGCCAGGACACCATCGCGGTGACCGGCAACATCCTGCGCGACTACCTCACCGACCTCTTCCCGATCCTCGAGCTGGGCACCAGCGCCAAGATGCTGTCCATCGTCCCGCTGATGGCCGGTGGCGGCATGTACGAGACCGGCGCGGGCGGGTCGGCTCCCAAGCACGTCTCGCAGCTGCTCGAAGAGAACCACCTGCGGTGGGACTCCCTCGGGGAGTACCTGGCCCTCGGGGCGTCGTTCGAGGACATGGGCGCCAAGTTCGACAACGCGAAAGCCACGCTGCTGGGCAAGACGCTCGACTCCGCGATCGGCACGCTGCTGGAGAACGACAAGGGTCCGTCCCGCAAGGCCGGCGAGCTCGACAACCGGGGCAGCCAGTTCTATCTCGCCATGTACTGGGCGCAGGAACTGGCCAAGCAGACCGAGGACAAAGAGCTTGCCGAGCACTTCGCGCCGCTGGCCAAGGCGCTGGCCGAGAACGAGTCGACGATCGTGTCCGAGTTCAGCGCGGTGCAGGGCAAGCCTGTCGACATCGGCGGCTACTACTACCCGGACCGGGACAAGACCACAGACGTGATGCGGCCGAGCACGACGTTCAACGACGCGCTGGAGGCCGCCCGGAGTTAG
- a CDS encoding cupin domain-containing protein — protein sequence MQKVSIEALARQQLEKAAASGRNAADTVVGGHERVLRQTVIGMIAGSELGEHENPGEASLYVLKGSVRLTAGDEQWEARSGDLLLIPDARHSLTALTDSALLLTVAKVR from the coding sequence ATGCAAAAGGTGTCGATCGAAGCGCTCGCCCGTCAGCAACTGGAGAAGGCGGCTGCCAGCGGACGTAACGCTGCCGACACCGTGGTCGGCGGTCACGAACGGGTGCTGAGGCAGACCGTCATCGGCATGATCGCCGGCTCCGAGCTCGGTGAGCACGAGAACCCCGGGGAGGCGTCGCTCTACGTCCTCAAGGGTTCGGTGCGCTTGACGGCGGGCGACGAGCAGTGGGAAGCCCGCAGCGGAGATCTTCTGCTGATCCCGGACGCCAGGCACTCGCTGACCGCGCTGACGGATTCGGCGTTGTTGCTCACCGTCGCGAAGGTCAGGTGA